Proteins encoded within one genomic window of Gadus macrocephalus chromosome 18, ASM3116895v1:
- the LOC132446411 gene encoding heparan sulfate glucosamine 3-O-sulfotransferase 3B1-like, whose amino-acid sequence MMPKALEGQIVMEKTPRYFVSAEAPERVHAMSRGVKLIVVVRDPVTRAISDYTQIISKTPNIPPFEGLVFKNRSTGQIDSQWSPLWIGLYAQHLERWLAWFPRHQIHLVSGETLISDPAGELARVQDFLGLQRIVTDKHFYFNKTKGFPCLKKPEGSSKPHCLGKTKGRTHASIRPAVVRRLRDFYRPHNQRFYRMVGQDFGWQ is encoded by the exons ATGATGCCCAAGGCCCTGGAGGGACAGATCGTCATGGAGAAGACGCCTCGCTACTTCGTCAGCGCCGAGGCACCGGAGCGGGTGCACGCCATGTCCCGGGGCGTGAAGCTGATCGTGGTGGTCCGCGACCCCGTGACCCGGGCCATATCCGACTACACCCAGATCATCTCCAAGACCCCCAACATCCCCCCCTTCGAAGGCCTCGTCTTCAAGAACCGCAGCACAG GTCAGATCGACTCCCAGTGGAGCCCGCTGTGGATCGGCCTGTACGCACAGCACCTGGAGCGCTGGCTGGCCTGGTTCCCCCGGCACCAGATCCACCTGGTCAGCGGGGAGACGCTGATCTCCGACCCGGCCGGCGAGCTGGCCCGGGTGCAGGACTTCCTGGGCCTCCAGCGCATCGTGACCGACAAGCACTTCTACTTCAACAAGACCAAGGGCTTCCCCTGCCTGAAGAAGCCCGAGGGCAGCAGCAAGCCCCACTGCCTGGGCAAGACCAAGGGCCGCACGCACGCCTCCATCCGACCCGCCGTCGTCCGCCGGCTCCGGGACTTCTACCGGCCGCACAACCAGCGCTTCTACCGCATGGTGGGCCAGGACTTTGGCTGGCAGTGA